A window of the Phragmites australis chromosome 20, lpPhrAust1.1, whole genome shotgun sequence genome harbors these coding sequences:
- the LOC133901976 gene encoding sodium/proton antiporter 1-like, with the protein MALSCCLLAGARAAASPSLSSSPAALVRGRRHRQPAVVSGPLPLPLPLPTAQRWRRGLRFCCASSSSSPPPPPVPPEEPTEYELLDTTGNCDPLCSVDEVSSQYFEANYKPKNDLLKALTIFATALAGAAAINHSWVAANQDIAMVLVFAIGYAGIIFEESLAFNKSGVGLLMAVCLWVIRSIGAPSTDVAVQELSQTTSEVSEIVFFLLGAMTIVEIVDAHQGFKLVTDNISTRNSKTLLWVIGIVTFFLSSVLDNLTSTIVMVSLLRKLVPPSEYRKLLGAVVVIAANAGGAWTPIGDVTTTMLWIHGQITTLKIMQGLFIPSVVSLAVPLALMSLTSEAKGPSQKSSSLLSSEQMAPRGQLVLAVGVGALVFVPVFKALTGLPPFMGMLLGLGILWILTDAIHYGDSERQRLKVPQALSRIDTQGILFFLGILLSVGSLESAGILRQLANYLDANIPNADLIASALGVASAIIDNVPLVAATMGMYDLTSFPQDSDFWQLVAFCAGTGGSMLIIGSAAGVAFMGMEKVDFFWYFRKVSGFALAGYAAGIISYLAAQNLHLSLPTSLAEIPFIPGS; encoded by the exons ATGGCGCTCTCCTGCTGCTTGCTCGCCGGCGCCCGGGCGGCagcctccccttccctctcctcttcccCCGCAGCCCTTGTAAgaggccgccgccaccgccagccggCCGTCGTctcgggcccgctcccgctcccgctcccgctcccgacCGCCCAGCGGTGGCGCCGCGGCCTCCGCTTCTGCTGCGCCTCGTCCTCGTCttccccgcctccgccgccggtgCCGCCCGAGGAGCCTACAGAATACGAG CTATTGGACACGACCGGGAATTGTGATCCTTTATGCTCAGTTGATGAAGTTAGCTCACAGTACTTTGAAGCTAACTACAAGCCAAAAAATGATCTTCTGAAAGCTTTAACTATCTTTGCAACAGCTTTGGCTGGGGCAGCTGCAATAAACCATTCCTGGGTTGCTGCTAATCAG GACATTGCAATGGTGTTGGTATTTGCTATTGGCTATGCAGGTATCATTTTTGAGGAATCACTAGCATTTAACAAAAGTGGAGTTGGTTTATTGATGGCTGTGTGCCTATGGGTTATCAGAAGCATCGGG GCTCCCTCAACTGACGTAGCTGTTCAAGAATTGAGTCAGACAACTTCTGAAGTCAGTGAAATAGTGTTTTTCTTGCTTGGTGCAATGACCATTGTGGAGATTGTTGATGCACATCAAGGTTTTAAGCTGGTGACTGATAATATATCTACTCGAAACTCGAAAACTCTTCTGTGGGTG ATTGGCATTGTAACTTTCTTCCTGAGTTCCGTCCTCGACAACTTGACTTCCACTATTGTGATGGTGTCATTGCTTCGCAAACTAGTACCTCCATCAGAATACAGAAA ATTGTTAGGTGCTGTTGTTGTGATAGCAGCGAATGCTGGCGGTGCATGGACACCAATTGGTGATGTGACAACCACTATGTTGTGGATTCATGGTCAGATTACAACATTGAAAATAATGCAG GGCTTGTTTATTCCCTCAGTTGTTTCATTGGCAGTCCCACTGGCTCTTATGTCCCTCACCAG TGAAGCAAAGGGACCGTCTCAGAAATCTTCCAGCTTGCTGTCATCTGAGCAGATGGCTCCTCGGGGGCAACTTGTATTAGCTGTTGGAGTTGGAGCCTTAGTTTTTGTTCCAGTCTTTAAAGCTCTCACTGGACTGCCACCTTTCATGGGCATGCTGCTTGGTCTTGGGATTCTCTGGATCTTGACAGATGCTATACATTATGGAGACTCTGAAAGGCAGAGACTGAAAGTTCCACAGGCGTTGTCACGGATTGATACACAAGGAATTTTATTCTTCTtagggattcttttatcagttGGCAG CTTGGAATCTGCAGGGATTTTGAGGCAGTTAGCGAACTATCTTGATGCCAATATTCCAAATGCTGACCTTATTGCTAGTGCACTTGGTGTGGCATCAGCAATTATAGACAATGTTCCACTTGTTGCTGCAACCATGGGGATGTATGACCTGACTTCATTCCCTCAAGATTCGGACTTCTGGCAGCTTGTTGCATTTTGTGCTGGTACTGGTGGTTCAATGCTTATCATTGGCTCTGCAGCAGGAGTAGCTTTTATGGGAATGGAAAAGGTGGATTTCTTTTGGTATTTTCGCAAG GTGAGCGGTTTTGCCCTTGCAGGTTATGCAGCTGGTATAATATCTTATCTAGCTGCTCAAAATCTCCATCTATCCCTTCCCACTTCACTAGCTGAAATCCCATTTATTCCGGGTTCATAA
- the LOC133901977 gene encoding aspartate--tRNA ligase 2, cytoplasmic-like, whose translation MSSEPPPAATEELAADLSAAATLSKKQQKKDARKAEKAAQRPQQQQPAADAEDPFAANYGDVPVEEIQSKSISGRSWTKISDLDDAAAGRSVLIRGSAQAIRPVSKKMAFLVLRQSMSTVQCVLVASADAGVSTQMVRFATALSKESIVDVEGVVSLPKEPLKATTQQVEIQVRKIYCINRAIPTLPINLEDAARSEAEFEKAEQAGEKLVRVGQDTRLNNRAIDLRTPANQAIFRIQCQVENKFREFFLSKDFVGIHTPKLISGSSEGGAAVFKLLYNGQPACLAQSPQLYKQMAICGGFERVFEVGPVFRAENSNTHRHLCEFVGLDAEMEIKEHYFEVCDIIDGLFVAIFKHLTENCKKELETINRQYPFEPLKYLDKTLKLTYEEGIQMLKEAGTEIEPMGDLNTEAEKKLGRLVREKYDTDFFILYRYPLAVRPFYTMPCYDNAAYSNSFDVFIRGEEIISGAQRIHTPELLAKRATECGIDVSTISAYIESFSYGAPPHGGFGVGLERVVMLFCALNNIRKTSLFPRDPQRLVP comes from the exons ATGTCGTCGGAGCCTCCACCGGCCGCCACCGAAGAGCTGGCGGCCGACCTCTCAGCCGCAGCCACCCTCAGCAAGAAGCAGCAGAAGAAGGACGCCAGGAAGGCCGAGAAGGCGGCGCAGCgcccgcagcagcagcagccggcggCCGACGCCGAGGACCCATTCGCGGCCAACTACGGCGACGTCCCCGTCGAGGAGATCCAGTCCAAATCCATCTCCGGCCGCTCCTGGACCAAGATCAGCGACCTCGACGACGCCGCTGCCGGCCGCTCCGTGCTCATCCGCGGGTCCGCGCAGGCGATCCGACCCGTCAGCAAGAAGATGGCCTTCCTCGTGCTGCGCCAGAGCATGAGCACCGTGCAGTGCGTGCTCGTCGCCAGCGCAGACGCTGGGGTCAGCACGCAGATGGTGCGATTCGCCACCGCCCTCAGCAAGGAGTCCATCGTCGACGTCGAGGGCGTCGTCTCGCTCCCCAAGGAGCCACTCAAAGCCACCACACAGCAG GTGGAGATTCAAGTGAGGAAGATCTATTGCATCAACAGGGCGATCCCGACCCTTCCAATCAACCTTGAGGATGCAGCAAGGAGCGAGGCAGAATTTGAAAAGGCTGAACAA GCTGGAGAGAAGCTTGTACGTGTTGGCCAGGATACCCGCCTGAATAATAGAGCTATTGATCTGCGCACACCTGCAAACCAAGCAATATTCCGAATCCAGTGTCAAGTTGAAAAC AAATTTAGGGAATTCTTTTTGTCCAAGGACTTTGTTGGTATTCATACCCCAAAACTGATTTCTGGATCAAGCGAAGGGGGTGCAGCTGTATTCAAGCTGCTGTACAATGGTCAGCCTGCTTGTCTAGCGCAATCCCCTCAATTATACAAGCAAATGGCTATATGTGGTGGGTTTGAACGTGTATTTGAGGTTGGTCCTGTATTTAGAGCGGAAAATTCCAACACCCACAGGCATCTTTGTGAGTTTGTTGGTCTTGATGCTGAAATGGAGATAAAGGAGCACTATTTTGAG GTTTGCGATATTATAGATGGCTTATTTGTGGCAATATTTAAACACTTGACTGAAAACTGCAAGAAGGAACTTGAGACGATAAATAGGCAGTATCCATTTGAACCTCTGAAA TATCTAGACAAAACCTTGAAGCTCACTTACGAGGAAGGAATTCAAATGTTGAAG GAAGCTGGAACAGAAATCGAGCCTATGGGTGACCTCAACACTGAAGCTGAGAAAAAACTTGGTCGGCTTGTCAGAGAAAA GTATGACACAGATTTCTTCATTCTCTATCGATATCCTTTGGCTGTACGCCCGTTCTACACCATGCCTTGTTATGACAACGCAGCATACAGCAATTCTTTTGATGTCTTCATTCGAG GTGAGGAAATAATTTCTGGAGCACAAAGGATACATACACCTGAGCTGTTGGCCAAACGTGCAACTGAGTGTGGAATTGATGTGAGTACCATTTCGGCGTACATCGAATCATTCAG CTATGGTGCACCTCCCCATGGTGGTTTTGGTGTGGGCCTGGAGAGAGTCGTGATGCTGTTCTGCGCCCTAAACAACATCAGGAAGACATCACTCTTCCCTCGTGACCCACAGAGGCTTGTCCCATAA